A region from the Bacteroidota bacterium genome encodes:
- a CDS encoding TonB-dependent receptor, producing MTKRLLFALSFLLATNMLAYAQQGRLQGKVFEKGTREPVPFANIVLENGGTIVGGATSDFDGNYVINPIPPGRYDLKATFVGYNPVTVRGIVITANQITFYNIEMVSTAIDLQTVEVVDYKVPLISKDQTTSGASITAEEIKKMPNRSADAVAATVGGVFSADGERGNVRGARSDATAVYIDGVRVIGNSNVPQSSIEQVDVILGGTPAQYGDATGGIINITTRGPSRKFGAGLELETSELLDPYGHNRLGFNIQGPLIKSKSKNTSLLGFFIAGDINYERDGQISSTGYWRATDETLQFLKENPLRPTGTGTGTFLNGEFVRLSDMEKTRRSMNTQNYNINLSGNLNIRTTETVNLTFGGTFNRAHGNAFDYSASFFNWDKNIEYNNQTWRVFGRFTQRFPTASDSRSLVKNLYYSIQADYTRQNNSSGDPYHYDNLFDYGYLGKFSIYKRNTFEIGSDSVNGQWYRNVWVLNSWDFDTLVEWTPFDVNPLIAQFTTSYYNTYSVKRPVTTATSTRFSWAVV from the coding sequence ATGACAAAACGTTTACTGTTTGCCTTGAGCTTTCTGTTGGCAACCAATATGTTGGCTTATGCCCAACAGGGTAGGTTGCAGGGAAAAGTCTTCGAAAAAGGAACGCGCGAGCCTGTTCCCTTTGCCAACATCGTGCTCGAAAATGGCGGTACGATAGTGGGTGGGGCCACATCGGACTTCGACGGAAACTATGTGATCAACCCCATACCTCCGGGCCGGTACGACCTCAAAGCCACCTTTGTGGGATATAATCCCGTTACAGTCAGGGGTATTGTAATCACAGCCAACCAGATCACTTTCTACAACATCGAAATGGTATCCACAGCCATCGACCTGCAGACGGTGGAAGTGGTTGATTACAAAGTACCACTCATTTCGAAAGACCAGACTACCAGCGGGGCCTCAATCACAGCCGAGGAAATCAAAAAGATGCCAAACCGATCGGCTGATGCCGTTGCAGCCACAGTAGGCGGTGTGTTCTCGGCCGACGGTGAGCGCGGCAACGTGCGCGGTGCCCGTTCGGATGCCACCGCCGTTTACATCGATGGTGTTCGTGTCATCGGCAACAGTAACGTGCCTCAGTCATCCATCGAACAGGTTGACGTTATTCTGGGCGGTACACCTGCACAATATGGCGACGCCACAGGGGGTATCATCAATATCACAACCCGTGGGCCGTCACGTAAGTTTGGCGCCGGACTGGAACTCGAAACCTCCGAGCTGCTCGACCCATACGGCCACAACAGGTTGGGATTCAACATTCAGGGACCGCTAATCAAAAGCAAAAGCAAGAACACTTCGCTGCTTGGCTTTTTCATTGCTGGCGATATCAATTACGAACGCGATGGCCAGATCTCCTCAACCGGATACTGGAGAGCCACCGACGAAACCCTCCAATTCCTCAAAGAAAATCCCCTCCGGCCAACAGGTACCGGTACAGGTACCTTCCTCAACGGCGAATTTGTCCGCCTGTCGGATATGGAAAAGACCCGCCGGTCGATGAACACCCAAAACTACAACATCAACCTTTCGGGCAACCTCAACATCCGTACCACCGAAACGGTGAACCTTACTTTTGGCGGAACCTTCAACCGTGCTCATGGCAATGCTTTCGACTATTCTGCCTCATTTTTTAACTGGGATAAAAACATCGAGTACAACAACCAAACATGGCGCGTATTCGGTCGATTCACCCAACGTTTCCCCACCGCAAGCGACAGCCGCTCATTGGTTAAAAACCTCTACTACTCCATTCAGGCCGACTATACACGCCAGAATAACTCATCGGGCGATCCTTATCACTACGACAATTTATTCGATTACGGTTACCTCGGAAAATTCTCCATCTACAAGCGCAACACATTCGAAATCGGCAGCGATTCCGTCAATGGACAGTGGTACCGCAACGTTTGGGTGCTCAACAGCTGGGATTTCGACACCCTTGTTGAGTGGACCCCTTTCGATGTGAACCCGCTGATAGCCCAATTTACTACCTCCTATTACAATACCTACTCGGTCAAGCGGCCGGTCACTACCGCAACCTCGACCAGATTCAGCTGGGCGGTGGTTTGA
- a CDS encoding PorV/PorQ family protein: MKRHINFILALTTAAMLMPATLTAGNKDRSGQAGASELLINPWARSTGWGNAGMSQIKGLEAIWSNVGGTAFTKKTELIFAHTNWLKGSDVNIYSFGFTQRVSESGVLGLAVMSMNFGDIPITTTEYPDGGLGNFSPSLLNIGISYGKTFSNSIHAGFVLKIISESISDVSAEGVAIDAGIQYVTGALENIHFGITLKNIGPTMKFSGDGLSLRAFIPGQETQFTLEQRKDAFELPTQLVIGAGYDFLFENDYRFTLAGNFTSNSFTKDQITLGGEFSMKDYLMLRAGYTYEDGIWDQIETSMRTNVTKGLAAGFTVQVPLNKESGSSFSVDYSYRSTDHFKGNHSIGARISF, translated from the coding sequence ATGAAAAGGCATATCAACTTCATCTTAGCACTGACAACGGCTGCAATGCTCATGCCAGCCACACTCACTGCCGGTAACAAAGACCGTTCGGGGCAAGCCGGAGCCTCCGAACTGCTCATCAACCCCTGGGCCAGAAGCACAGGCTGGGGCAATGCCGGAATGTCGCAGATCAAAGGCCTTGAAGCCATCTGGAGCAATGTAGGCGGCACAGCTTTTACCAAAAAGACTGAGCTCATCTTTGCCCACACCAATTGGCTAAAAGGTTCCGACGTCAACATCTACTCTTTCGGTTTTACCCAACGTGTAAGCGAATCGGGTGTGCTCGGTCTGGCCGTGATGTCGATGAACTTCGGCGATATTCCGATCACCACCACGGAATATCCCGACGGAGGGCTGGGAAATTTCTCGCCCAGCCTGCTCAACATCGGCATTTCTTATGGCAAGACCTTTTCGAACAGCATCCATGCCGGTTTTGTGCTCAAGATTATTTCCGAGAGCATTTCCGACGTGAGCGCCGAAGGTGTGGCCATTGATGCAGGTATCCAGTATGTGACAGGCGCCCTCGAAAACATCCATTTTGGAATCACGCTCAAAAACATCGGACCTACGATGAAATTCTCGGGCGACGGCTTGTCGCTGCGCGCTTTCATCCCGGGTCAGGAAACCCAGTTTACGCTCGAACAGCGCAAAGATGCTTTTGAGCTGCCCACCCAGCTGGTGATTGGCGCCGGATACGACTTCCTGTTCGAAAACGATTACCGCTTCACCCTTGCCGGAAACTTTACCTCGAACTCCTTCACCAAAGACCAGATTACCCTCGGCGGAGAATTCAGTATGAAAGATTACCTGATGCTTCGCGCCGGATACACCTACGAGGATGGTATTTGGGACCAGATCGAGACAAGCATGCGCACCAACGTGACCAAAGGCCTGGCCGCTGGTTTCACGGTTCAGGTGCCCCTCAACAAGGAAAGCGGCTCTTCGTTTTCGGTTGATTACTCCTACCGTTCGACAGATCACTTCAAAGGAAATCATAGCATAGGTGCCCGCATCAGCTTCTAG
- a CDS encoding HIT family protein → MASIFSRIVSGEIPCYKIAEDDHYLAFLDINPLAKGHTLVIPKKETDYIFDIEDAELGGMMVFAKKVAKAIAKAVPCHRIGVTVIGLEVPHAHIHLIPINSIYDMDFSRPKLKLSKEEFSEIQSEIVRQLI, encoded by the coding sequence ATGGCAAGTATTTTCAGCCGGATCGTAAGCGGAGAAATTCCCTGCTACAAAATTGCCGAAGACGACCACTATCTGGCGTTCCTCGATATCAATCCGCTGGCCAAAGGTCACACCCTGGTCATCCCCAAAAAGGAAACCGACTATATCTTCGATATCGAAGATGCAGAGCTTGGCGGCATGATGGTGTTTGCAAAAAAAGTGGCAAAAGCCATCGCAAAAGCTGTGCCATGCCATCGCATCGGTGTTACCGTCATCGGACTCGAGGTGCCACATGCGCACATCCACCTCATTCCGATCAACAGCATCTACGACATGGATTTCAGCAGGCCCAAACTGAAACTGAGCAAGGAAGAATTTTCCGAAATTCAGTCGGAAATTGTGAGACAACTCATTTAG
- the greA gene encoding transcription elongation factor GreA has translation MSETKYFTQEGLQRLKDELDHLMNRERPRISQMIAEARDKGDLSENAEYDAAKEAQGMLEMKIAQLQELLMSARVLDESKMDVTKVLLLSKVKIKNLKNGSTMTYTIVPEKEAELKSGKISVNSPIAKGLLGKTVGDKVEIDVPAGKITFEIVEVSR, from the coding sequence ATGTCGGAGACGAAGTATTTCACCCAAGAGGGTTTGCAACGCCTCAAGGATGAGCTGGACCACCTGATGAACAGGGAACGCCCCCGGATATCGCAGATGATTGCCGAAGCACGCGACAAGGGTGACCTTTCGGAAAATGCGGAGTATGATGCAGCCAAAGAAGCTCAGGGAATGCTTGAAATGAAGATAGCCCAGCTTCAGGAGTTGCTCATGTCGGCCCGCGTGCTCGACGAATCGAAAATGGACGTGACCAAAGTGCTGTTGCTGTCGAAGGTGAAAATCAAAAACCTCAAAAATGGCAGCACCATGACCTATACCATTGTGCCCGAAAAGGAAGCGGAGCTCAAAAGCGGAAAAATCTCGGTAAACTCGCCCATCGCCAAAGGATTGTTGGGCAAAACAGTTGGCGATAAGGTTGAGATCGATGTGCCTGCAGGAAAGATTACTTTTGAAATTGTTGAGGTATCACGCTAA
- a CDS encoding CotH kinase family protein produces the protein MKKISSCKSRSRILTTGNARRLTTPGYRLPGLVALYCWLATSFLTLSSTGGFAQTFTSSNLPIVIINTDIDPNTGQPTPIPDEPKVPATMKIIYRPDGSRNYVSDQNNPAYLNYNGRIGIETRGSTSQLLPKKPYGLTTRLADDQTNNNVSILGMPKENDWILNALAYDPSLIRDFISYKLYEEMGNYATRGRYCEVIVNGDYKGLYIIMEKIKIDTERLNLVKLTTADNSEPAVTGGYITKADKTTGGDPVAWTMPCYSGANATVAYIHDQPKPSEVTLQQHNYIKGYFTAFQSVATSQNTSLINGFPAMIDVPSFVDFMLLNEYASNVDAYQYSTFFHKDRGGKLRAGPIWDLNLTYGNDLFHWGFNRSHTYVWQHSYENMGSKFWKDLYNNSIFRCYLSRRWAEMSAPGKPLSFAHVSQLIDQTVNLISEAAVREQQRWATVGNHLEHIYSMKSWIMARINWLNTNLPNPQACSNPVLPQLVISRIHYHPKAAGGFAKDDLEFIEITNNSSQVVDLTGIYMREPGIGYQFPPNSSIAPGGTIMLSSNAQVFQQFYGFAPFGQYARYLSNKSYKIVLADAWGNVIDEVHYFDSAPWPPEADGNGPHLKLIDLNLDNSLPENWIASNEQLVGIVSPQAVVRIRVAPNPAGGQVLVQSDQPITRLELFDLSGRLLLRNAVNLENETVLDLRAFQPQIFILKVTASSGATISHRIVAL, from the coding sequence ATGAAGAAAATATCATCCTGCAAAAGTAGATCACGAATACTCACCACAGGTAATGCGCGCAGATTGACAACGCCAGGCTATCGGTTGCCAGGGTTGGTTGCCCTGTATTGTTGGCTGGCAACTTCTTTTCTCACCCTGTCTTCAACGGGTGGATTCGCACAGACTTTTACCAGCAGCAACCTGCCTATCGTTATCATCAATACCGATATTGATCCCAATACAGGCCAACCGACTCCAATACCCGACGAACCCAAGGTGCCGGCCACAATGAAGATCATATACCGGCCCGATGGTTCACGCAATTATGTTTCTGATCAGAACAATCCGGCCTACCTGAACTACAACGGCCGCATTGGCATCGAAACCCGCGGCTCCACTTCGCAGTTGCTGCCAAAAAAGCCCTATGGGCTCACCACCCGTTTGGCCGATGATCAGACCAACAATAATGTTTCGATTCTGGGTATGCCAAAAGAAAACGATTGGATACTCAACGCATTGGCCTATGATCCATCGCTCATCCGCGACTTTATTTCTTACAAACTCTACGAGGAGATGGGCAACTATGCAACCCGTGGGCGCTATTGCGAGGTAATTGTCAATGGCGACTACAAAGGGCTTTATATAATCATGGAAAAAATCAAGATTGATACCGAACGCCTTAATCTCGTCAAACTCACCACAGCCGACAACAGCGAGCCTGCCGTTACCGGAGGTTATATCACCAAAGCCGATAAAACCACCGGTGGCGATCCGGTGGCCTGGACCATGCCCTGCTATTCAGGTGCCAATGCCACCGTGGCATACATTCACGACCAGCCCAAGCCCTCCGAAGTTACTTTGCAACAGCATAATTACATAAAAGGTTATTTTACTGCATTTCAGTCTGTTGCCACTTCCCAGAATACCTCGCTCATCAACGGATTCCCTGCGATGATCGATGTGCCCTCGTTCGTCGATTTCATGCTGCTCAACGAATATGCCTCAAATGTGGATGCCTATCAGTACAGTACCTTCTTTCACAAAGACAGGGGGGGCAAACTGAGGGCCGGTCCAATCTGGGACTTAAACCTCACGTACGGCAACGATCTGTTTCACTGGGGGTTCAACCGGAGCCATACCTATGTGTGGCAGCACAGCTACGAAAACATGGGGTCGAAATTTTGGAAAGACCTCTACAACAATTCCATCTTCAGGTGCTATTTGTCACGGAGGTGGGCTGAGATGTCGGCTCCCGGAAAGCCACTCAGCTTTGCGCACGTGAGCCAGCTTATAGACCAAACAGTTAACCTAATCAGCGAGGCTGCTGTGCGCGAACAACAGCGCTGGGCCACCGTAGGCAACCATCTGGAGCATATTTACAGCATGAAATCGTGGATAATGGCACGAATCAACTGGCTGAACACCAATCTGCCCAATCCTCAGGCCTGTTCCAACCCTGTTCTCCCTCAACTTGTGATCAGCCGCATTCATTACCATCCCAAGGCAGCGGGAGGCTTTGCCAAAGACGATCTTGAGTTTATAGAGATCACGAACAACAGCAGCCAGGTGGTTGACCTGACGGGAATTTACATGCGTGAGCCGGGTATAGGCTACCAGTTTCCGCCAAACAGCAGCATTGCACCTGGCGGCACAATCATGTTATCGTCGAATGCCCAGGTGTTTCAGCAGTTCTATGGGTTTGCACCATTCGGACAATACGCCCGCTATCTGTCGAACAAGTCATACAAAATCGTGCTTGCGGATGCCTGGGGCAATGTAATCGACGAAGTGCACTATTTCGACAGCGCACCCTGGCCGCCTGAGGCCGACGGCAACGGGCCGCATTTAAAACTTATCGATCTGAATCTCGACAACAGCCTTCCCGAAAACTGGATTGCCAGCAACGAACAGCTGGTTGGCATTGTTTCGCCCCAGGCTGTGGTCCGCATCCGTGTTGCGCCAAATCCTGCGGGCGGACAGGTATTGGTGCAGAGCGACCAGCCGATTACGAGGCTTGAACTGTTCGACCTGAGCGGACGCTTGCTGCTGCGCAATGCCGTGAATCTGGAAAACGAAACGGTGCTCGACCTGCGCGCTTTTCAGCCCCAGATCTTTATTCTGAAAGTGACCGCCTCATCCGGAGCCACCATTTCGCATCGGATTGTTGCACTGTGA
- a CDS encoding T9SS type A sorting domain-containing protein, translated as MNNKMIQMKNIYPALLAFSLFLLFATRAEARELQDPSGLKSTYPLKQTTSGCAPSASFEWLDINNVRARINAGGDMWWDLPGGTGSKYFIPKNGSATSMFSGSLWIGGLDINNQLKLAALRYRQVGNDYWTGPLTIDGTAATDVATCAQYDRQWKITRAMVDEFLSHTDPATGAFIPSDDYTIPKEILEWPAHGDVSKKQSYYLAPFYDVDGDGEYNPLAGDYPYYDIDNSLCKTRTPTMDESIEGVIWGSILADQVIKGDQTIWWVFNDKGNFHSETNGAAIGMEIRAQAFAFATNDEINNMTFYSYEIINRSTFELTNTFFSPWVDTDLGYAYDDFVGCDVHRGLGYCYNGKAVDGNGQPEAYGDQPPAIGVDFFQGPYMDPLPFDRPKYRFITDPQTGDTIGREQLCNESINGVNFGDGIPGNERFGMRRFVYHNNCSSGPTCDPSIAPEYYNFLRGIWKDGTKMLYGGTAHISGAGTVGPETDFMFPGDSDPCNWATGGAPPNGGFGVNGFWWTEETGNNGSPNDPGDRRFMQSAGPFTLKPGAVNYITVGIPWARATSGGPFASVQLLRTVDDKCQALFDNCFKVIDGPNAPDLSFQELDREIIVYISNSPSSNNYLEKYVEYDPNIIQPHPADPTKRSDSLYRFEGYQIFQLKDATVGVESLKDPSKARIVAQFDKKNGVGKLVNYYFDEAIGATVPVVEVVGGDNGIQHTFRLTQDAFASGDVRLVNHKQYYYMALAYAYNEYMPYSDNPNVLGGLFGQKYPYLAGRKNIKLYTAIPHKTVNGVVARANFGDSPEITRVAGHGNGGLIIDLKEETVNEILSKQPALPGNVFGGPNYPIAYQAKYQKNRGPLNVRVIDPLNVVGTDYEFWMDSLRTIKLFHVTGEPDIQGDTASKQTARWFLKDLTTGEVFKSDTSILANDEQLFLSRGISIQVNQPFKPGPYRVGQNNSNRVMFRVLAPNNGFLEATISYADSSRRWLDGIRDNDEPGSPLNWIRAGTYKSQGSSTEDDWNMSSDPDRPWDPNENWEKILNGTWAPYGLVSFGNNFSQGGTQSSVGPAFSEDSKNQSRFENITSVDIVLTPDKSKWSRAPVLEMQIDRALAEGGAHRFSLRRSPSVDKEGRPAASMTMPPSDNPNDPHYIGSYGMGWFPGYAISVETGERLNIMFGEDSYLSQYNGRDMLYNPMPRDLSVPQEFDPNVFTTVGRRPVFGGMHYVYIMRHDFYRFAQLNADFYSPAYDAGRYAFTMLDTLFTSRFPFLTNYFFSQIMYVGLPMAVKGQEWLSNEVRIRIRTAKPYARHHSLIPLDEPTPGVYLNNGFPMYRFSTRDLATEFRNPEKLQTDLDLVNIVPNPYYAYSAYERNALDNRVKITNLPEKCVITIYNMSGTKIRQFKKDEPKTSIDWDLKNFAGVPIASGVYLIHIKSDDGERIIKWFGTLRPIDLNTF; from the coding sequence ATGAACAATAAGATGATTCAGATGAAGAATATCTATCCGGCCTTACTTGCATTCTCCTTGTTTCTGTTGTTTGCCACCCGCGCCGAAGCAAGAGAGCTGCAGGATCCCAGTGGCCTGAAATCGACCTATCCGTTAAAGCAAACTACTTCGGGCTGTGCGCCCTCGGCATCCTTCGAGTGGCTCGACATCAACAACGTCAGGGCACGAATCAACGCCGGTGGCGACATGTGGTGGGACCTCCCGGGTGGAACAGGTTCGAAGTACTTTATCCCAAAAAACGGTTCAGCAACCTCTATGTTTAGTGGGTCGCTCTGGATCGGAGGACTCGACATCAATAACCAGCTCAAATTGGCCGCTTTGCGCTACCGCCAGGTGGGCAACGACTACTGGACAGGACCTCTGACCATCGATGGTACGGCAGCCACAGATGTAGCCACCTGCGCCCAATACGACAGGCAATGGAAAATTACACGCGCAATGGTGGATGAATTCTTGTCGCATACCGACCCCGCAACCGGTGCCTTCATCCCAAGCGACGATTACACCATCCCAAAAGAAATTCTTGAATGGCCTGCACATGGCGATGTGTCAAAAAAACAAAGCTATTACCTGGCGCCATTCTACGATGTGGACGGCGATGGCGAATATAACCCCCTCGCAGGCGACTATCCCTATTACGACATTGACAACAGCCTGTGTAAAACCCGCACGCCTACCATGGACGAATCCATCGAAGGCGTCATCTGGGGATCCATCCTGGCCGACCAGGTCATCAAAGGCGACCAAACCATCTGGTGGGTGTTCAACGATAAGGGGAATTTCCATTCCGAAACAAATGGCGCTGCCATTGGAATGGAAATCAGGGCGCAGGCTTTTGCCTTTGCCACCAACGATGAGATTAACAACATGACTTTTTACAGTTATGAAATCATCAACCGTTCCACCTTTGAACTGACCAATACCTTCTTCTCTCCCTGGGTTGATACCGACCTTGGCTATGCCTACGACGACTTTGTGGGTTGCGACGTTCACCGCGGACTGGGATACTGCTACAATGGTAAGGCCGTGGATGGCAATGGCCAGCCCGAAGCCTATGGCGACCAGCCGCCGGCAATTGGTGTGGACTTCTTCCAGGGACCTTACATGGATCCACTCCCATTCGACCGTCCAAAATACCGGTTCATCACCGATCCCCAGACCGGAGACACCATCGGCCGCGAACAGCTTTGCAACGAAAGTATCAATGGTGTAAACTTCGGTGATGGGATCCCCGGCAATGAACGATTCGGGATGCGTCGCTTTGTTTACCACAACAACTGCTCCTCTGGCCCGACCTGCGACCCGAGCATTGCACCTGAATATTACAACTTCCTCCGCGGTATCTGGAAAGATGGCACCAAGATGCTTTACGGCGGCACCGCCCACATTTCCGGTGCAGGAACCGTAGGACCGGAAACCGACTTTATGTTCCCGGGCGACAGCGACCCATGCAACTGGGCTACTGGTGGCGCACCACCAAATGGTGGCTTTGGTGTGAACGGTTTCTGGTGGACCGAAGAAACAGGCAACAACGGCTCACCCAACGACCCGGGCGACCGCCGTTTCATGCAGTCGGCAGGCCCCTTCACCCTGAAACCCGGCGCAGTTAACTACATCACTGTGGGTATTCCGTGGGCCAGGGCAACCAGCGGTGGTCCGTTTGCTTCAGTTCAGCTCCTCCGTACTGTGGACGACAAATGCCAGGCCCTGTTCGACAACTGCTTCAAGGTGATCGACGGACCCAATGCCCCTGACCTCTCATTCCAGGAACTCGACCGCGAAATTATCGTGTATATCAGCAACAGCCCCTCCTCAAACAACTACCTGGAAAAATACGTAGAATACGACCCCAATATCATTCAACCCCACCCGGCCGACCCCACCAAGCGCAGCGACTCGCTCTATCGCTTCGAAGGTTATCAGATCTTCCAGCTGAAAGATGCCACTGTGGGCGTGGAAAGCCTCAAAGATCCGAGCAAGGCCCGGATCGTGGCTCAGTTCGATAAGAAAAACGGCGTGGGTAAGCTTGTGAACTATTACTTCGACGAGGCAATTGGTGCAACAGTGCCTGTAGTGGAAGTAGTAGGTGGCGACAATGGTATCCAGCATACCTTCCGCCTCACCCAGGATGCTTTCGCAAGTGGCGACGTGCGCCTGGTAAACCACAAACAATATTACTACATGGCATTGGCCTACGCCTACAACGAATATATGCCATACTCTGATAACCCCAATGTGCTGGGCGGATTGTTCGGACAAAAGTATCCATACCTGGCCGGCCGCAAAAACATTAAACTCTACACTGCCATTCCGCACAAAACTGTCAACGGTGTGGTTGCGCGGGCCAATTTCGGCGACAGCCCCGAAATTACCAGAGTTGCAGGTCACGGCAATGGCGGCCTGATCATCGACCTGAAGGAAGAAACAGTCAATGAAATTCTGAGTAAGCAACCTGCCCTTCCTGGAAATGTCTTTGGCGGTCCAAACTACCCCATCGCTTACCAGGCAAAATATCAGAAAAACCGTGGACCACTCAACGTGCGTGTCATCGATCCGCTCAACGTTGTGGGTACAGATTATGAGTTCTGGATGGACAGCCTGCGCACAATTAAACTGTTCCATGTAACCGGTGAGCCTGATATCCAGGGTGATACAGCCAGCAAACAAACGGCCCGCTGGTTCCTCAAAGACCTGACCACCGGTGAGGTATTCAAGAGCGATACCAGCATTCTGGCCAACGACGAGCAGCTGTTCCTGAGCCGTGGTATCTCGATTCAGGTAAATCAGCCTTTCAAACCCGGACCTTACAGGGTGGGTCAGAACAATTCCAACAGGGTGATGTTCAGGGTGTTGGCACCTAACAACGGATTCCTTGAGGCAACCATCAGTTATGCCGACAGCTCCCGTAGGTGGCTTGATGGCATCCGCGACAATGATGAACCCGGCTCACCCCTCAACTGGATTCGTGCGGGCACTTACAAAAGCCAGGGTTCAAGCACCGAAGACGACTGGAACATGTCGTCCGATCCTGACCGTCCATGGGACCCCAACGAAAACTGGGAAAAGATCCTCAACGGTACCTGGGCACCTTACGGGCTGGTAAGCTTTGGCAACAACTTTAGCCAGGGCGGCACACAGAGTTCTGTTGGGCCGGCTTTCAGCGAAGACAGCAAGAACCAGAGCCGCTTCGAAAATATCACCAGTGTGGACATTGTGCTCACACCCGACAAATCAAAATGGTCGCGCGCTCCGGTGCTCGAGATGCAGATCGACCGCGCCCTGGCCGAAGGTGGTGCCCACAGGTTCAGCCTGCGCCGCTCGCCATCGGTTGACAAAGAAGGTCGCCCTGCTGCCTCAATGACGATGCCGCCAAGCGATAATCCCAACGATCCGCACTACATCGGTAGCTATGGTATGGGATGGTTCCCCGGTTATGCCATAAGTGTTGAGACCGGCGAAAGGCTGAATATCATGTTTGGCGAAGACAGCTATCTGTCGCAGTACAACGGCCGCGACATGTTGTACAACCCCATGCCCCGCGACCTGAGTGTGCCCCAGGAGTTTGACCCGAACGTATTTACCACTGTTGGCCGCAGACCTGTGTTCGGAGGTATGCACTATGTATACATCATGCGTCATGATTTTTACAGATTTGCACAGCTGAATGCCGACTTCTACTCGCCTGCTTACGATGCTGGCCGCTATGCATTTACCATGCTCGATACCTTGTTCACCTCCAGGTTCCCCTTCCTGACCAACTACTTCTTCTCGCAAATCATGTATGTGGGCTTACCTATGGCAGTCAAAGGGCAGGAATGGTTGTCGAACGAGGTGCGCATCCGCATCCGCACAGCAAAACCCTATGCAAGGCATCACTCGCTGATCCCGCTCGACGAACCCACTCCAGGCGTTTACCTGAATAATGGATTCCCGATGTATCGCTTCTCGACACGCGATCTGGCCACCGAGTTCCGCAATCCTGAAAAGCTGCAAACCGATCTAGACCTGGTCAACATCGTACCCAATCCTTATTACGCCTACTCAGCCTATGAGCGAAACGCCCTCGACAACAGGGTGAAAATTACCAACCTGCCAGAAAAGTGCGTCATCACCATCTATAACATGAGTGGTACGAAGATCAGGCAGTTCAAGAAAGATGAGCCCAAGACTTCCATCGACTGGGATTTGAAAAACTTTGCCGGTGTGCCTATCGCCAGCGGAGTTTACCTGATCCATATCAAGTCCGACGACGGAGAAAGGATCATCAAATGGTTTGGTACGCTGCGTCCAATTGACCTCAACACCTTCTAA